The following coding sequences lie in one Montipora foliosa isolate CH-2021 chromosome 11, ASM3666993v2, whole genome shotgun sequence genomic window:
- the LOC137974764 gene encoding WD repeat-containing protein 5-like — MHLVQTLPSTTTTPRQAAMMNPAAPAMVTPAAEGNLKIFNILETNSEVMCCRFDPSGSFLAVGLANGVTKIFSPESGHCVYSLSDQDTFKSHLPVTCLRWRPISDGNNHGNILLASYADGRTKMWHVSSGSCIGTVTEPAKQILACAYNSSGNMFVTAGSDTILNVYDEKTKQVLCTLQPSSSHLVMDGHMSRVFSVQFTPGQDHEFLSGGWDDTVQFWDTRVDNKHSVRKIFGPHICGDALDIQSQSSSATSRQILTGSWRKDKTLQIWDYGSGKLLKDVPSDYNGSMLYCVQWQGLDSLIAGGSDNNMMRCVDQGTYHTTGRLVDLPRAVYTIDYERRSHNPFIAAGTSNFVYLVKRS, encoded by the exons ATGCATTTGGTTCAAACGCTACCatccacaacaacaacacctCGACAAGCTGCGATGATGAATCCTGCTGCTCCTGCTATGGTCACTCCTGCAGCGGAGGGCAATCTCAAGATCTTCAACATTTT AGAAACAAATTCAGAAGTGATGTGTTGTCGTTTCGACCCTTCAGGCAGTTTCTTAGCTGTTGGGCTGGCTAACGGTGTTACCAAG ATCTTTTCTCCTGAAAGCGGCCATTGTGTGTACAGTCTTTCAGATCAAGATACCTTCAAAAGCCATTTGCCAGTGACGTGTCTACGATGGAGACCCATATCAGATGGAAACAATCATGGCAATATCTTGTTAGCAAGCT ATGCTGATGGTAGAACAAAGATGTGGCATGTATCAAGTGGCTCCTGTATAGGAACAGTGACTGAACCTGCCAAACAGATTTTAGCATGTGCATATAATTCATCAGGGAACATGTTTGTCACAGCAGGATCAGACACAATACTGAATGTGTATGATGAGAAGACCAAGCAAGTTTTGTGCACTCTTCAACCAAG CTCATCACATCTGGTTATGGATGGCCACATGAGCCGTGTATTTAGTGTACAGTTCACTCCTGGACAGGATCATGAATTTCTATCTGGAGGCTGGGATGATACAGtgcag TTTTGGGACACAAGAGTTGATAACAAGCACTCTGTAAG GAAGATTTTTGGACCTCACATTTGTGGTGATGCCCTTGACATTCAGTCACAGAGTTCATCAGCAACAAGCAGGCAAATACTGACCGGCTCATGGAGGAAAGATAAAACACTTCAGATCTGGGATTATGGCTCAGGCAAACTCCTAAAAGATGTACCATCAGATTATAATGGCAGTATG CTTTATTGCGTTCAGTGGCAAGGTCTTGATAGCCTCATAGCAGGGGGCAGTGACAACAACATGATGAGATGTGTGGATCAAGGAACTTATCAT acaaCAGGCCGACTTGTAGACCTACCACGTGCTGTGTACACTATTGATTATGAAAGACGTTCCCATAATCCATTCATTGCTGCAGGAACATCCAACTTTGTTTATCTTGTGAAAAGGTCTTAG
- the LOC137977867 gene encoding pyroglutamylated RF-amide peptide receptor-like isoform X1, translated as MALNMQMASASDILLAALFFLLIAIDVTGNTLICLAVYRTKQMRKPMNYLLVNLAVADIVIGVFMLPRHVFHQSFEHPTGTSGNYLCKFITGGGFIWMSAASSGILLIAIAFVRYFAVVHPLLRTFRLDNKQVLWIMAVSWGFAILLTAPSLSAMVYDPAQDFCVEDWAEWYPARVHVAFVFVANFVIPTISMTILYSRIIYKLWCNQDHITNSAQNARLKARRGATVMLINVTLVHTVCWSPNYVLYFLIFHAQAPGFHYGSMAYTITVLLVLLNAAADPLMYTWYMDDFRRGMRGVLCCCHRNRVAVLLGTPAPRKITTPAELGFSVPIKKNCNEGMETSHF; from the exons ATGGCTTTAAATATGCA AATGGCTTCAGCTTCCGACATTCTCCTGGCTGCACTGTTCTTTTTGCTGATAGCGATTGACGTGACAGGAAATACGCTGATTTGCCTGGCTGTATACAGAACCAAACAAATGCGAAAACCTATGAACTATCTCCTGGTAAACCTCGCTGTAGCAGACATTGTGATTGGCGTGTTCATGTTGCCGAGGCATGTGTTCCACCAATCCTTTGAGCATCCAACAG GTACATCCGGAAACTATTTGTGCAAGTTCATCACTGGTGGTGGGTTTATCTGGATGAGTGCGGCTTCATCCGGGATCTTGCTCATCGCCATTGCTTTTGTTCGCTATTTCGCAGTGGTCCATCCGTTGCTAAGGACGTTCCGCTTGGACAATAAACAAGTGTTGTGGATAATGGCTGTATCGTGGGGCTTTGCTATTTTATTGACGGCACCAAGTTTGTCCGCTATGGTCTACGACCCAGCACAAGATTTCTGCGTCGAGGACTGGGCCGAATGGTATCCGGCGCGAGTTCATGTTGCGTTCGTTTTCGTTGCAAACTTCGTTATACCTACAATATCCATGACGATTTTGTATTCGAGAATAATTTACAAACTTTGGTGTAATCAAGATCATATTACAAACTCAGCTCAAAATGCCAGACTCAAGGCTCGAAGAGGCGCTACGGTCATGCTGATAAATGTAACTCTTGTCCACACCGTATGCTGGTCTCCCAACTACGTTCTGTACTTTTTGATTTTTCATGCTCAGGCTCCGGGTTTTCATTACGGTTCAATGGCCTATACAATCACTGTGTTGTTGGTTCTTCTTAACGCAGCCGCTGACCCTTTGATGTACACGTGGTACATGGACGATTTTAGGAGAGGCATGCGCGGTGTACTCTGCTGTTGCCATCGAAACAGAGTGGCTGTTTTGTTAGGCACACCTGCACCCAGGAAAATCACAACACCTGCTGAACTCGGCTTCTCTGTCCCCATAAAAAAGAACTGTAATGAAGGGATGGAAACCAGCCATTTTTGA
- the LOC137977867 gene encoding pyroglutamylated RF-amide peptide receptor-like isoform X2 — protein MASASDILLAALFFLLIAIDVTGNTLICLAVYRTKQMRKPMNYLLVNLAVADIVIGVFMLPRHVFHQSFEHPTGTSGNYLCKFITGGGFIWMSAASSGILLIAIAFVRYFAVVHPLLRTFRLDNKQVLWIMAVSWGFAILLTAPSLSAMVYDPAQDFCVEDWAEWYPARVHVAFVFVANFVIPTISMTILYSRIIYKLWCNQDHITNSAQNARLKARRGATVMLINVTLVHTVCWSPNYVLYFLIFHAQAPGFHYGSMAYTITVLLVLLNAAADPLMYTWYMDDFRRGMRGVLCCCHRNRVAVLLGTPAPRKITTPAELGFSVPIKKNCNEGMETSHF, from the exons ATGGCTTCAGCTTCCGACATTCTCCTGGCTGCACTGTTCTTTTTGCTGATAGCGATTGACGTGACAGGAAATACGCTGATTTGCCTGGCTGTATACAGAACCAAACAAATGCGAAAACCTATGAACTATCTCCTGGTAAACCTCGCTGTAGCAGACATTGTGATTGGCGTGTTCATGTTGCCGAGGCATGTGTTCCACCAATCCTTTGAGCATCCAACAG GTACATCCGGAAACTATTTGTGCAAGTTCATCACTGGTGGTGGGTTTATCTGGATGAGTGCGGCTTCATCCGGGATCTTGCTCATCGCCATTGCTTTTGTTCGCTATTTCGCAGTGGTCCATCCGTTGCTAAGGACGTTCCGCTTGGACAATAAACAAGTGTTGTGGATAATGGCTGTATCGTGGGGCTTTGCTATTTTATTGACGGCACCAAGTTTGTCCGCTATGGTCTACGACCCAGCACAAGATTTCTGCGTCGAGGACTGGGCCGAATGGTATCCGGCGCGAGTTCATGTTGCGTTCGTTTTCGTTGCAAACTTCGTTATACCTACAATATCCATGACGATTTTGTATTCGAGAATAATTTACAAACTTTGGTGTAATCAAGATCATATTACAAACTCAGCTCAAAATGCCAGACTCAAGGCTCGAAGAGGCGCTACGGTCATGCTGATAAATGTAACTCTTGTCCACACCGTATGCTGGTCTCCCAACTACGTTCTGTACTTTTTGATTTTTCATGCTCAGGCTCCGGGTTTTCATTACGGTTCAATGGCCTATACAATCACTGTGTTGTTGGTTCTTCTTAACGCAGCCGCTGACCCTTTGATGTACACGTGGTACATGGACGATTTTAGGAGAGGCATGCGCGGTGTACTCTGCTGTTGCCATCGAAACAGAGTGGCTGTTTTGTTAGGCACACCTGCACCCAGGAAAATCACAACACCTGCTGAACTCGGCTTCTCTGTCCCCATAAAAAAGAACTGTAATGAAGGGATGGAAACCAGCCATTTTTGA